Genomic window (Ruminococcus flavefaciens AE3010):
GTTTACGTAGTTCTGGTAATCGTCGTCGCCGTAGGGGATATAGTACACATTCACAAGCACCTTGCCGTTGCCGTTGGAGTCCTCGGCGTACTCCTCGAAGTACTCCTCAAGGAATGTGGAAGTACCCACGGGATTGTTATCGCAGATCATGAGTATGACCATATCGGGATTGGGCTTTGACAGCAGATCGTACACAAGGTATCCGCCCAGAGCAATGAAGAACACGCCCAGACCTACCCACCACTTGTTGTGATAGAAGAAGTTGGCTATCTTTTTGCCGAAGCTCAGCTGTACTTCCTCTTCCTTTTCCTCGTGGATAGTGGCTTCCGATTCATCGAGTACGCCCTGCTTTAGGCGCATGAGCTCTATTCTTTCGTCGTGGAGCTTCTTCTCATAGGCTTCTTTCTTCTCTTTTTCGCGCTGTGCGTACTTCTCGGCGATCTCCTGCTCTTTTTTAGCCTGCTCTTCCTCGCGCTGCTTGCGGAGCTCCTTGTTTACCTTGAACACGCTTTTATTGATCTCGATCTTTTCGTCTTTTTCGGGAGCAGTATTTTCATTGCTATTATCTTTTTCTTTCATAGTATGTTCCTTACGATAACGGGCGGCATGAGCCGCCCGAATGTGTTTTTACTTGTTCAGATCATTTCCGCAGAAAGGGCATTTGGGACCTGATGTCCTGCCAAGGTAAGTATCGCAGTGAGGACAGCGCACCTTTATGAGGTTGAAAACAACACCTGCTATAAAGACGGCAATGCCCAGAATAGCAGCCAGAACACTCAGCACCTTATGGTTTAATAGTGCCATTCCGAGCATTCCGATGCCAACTCCGATCATCATTATCAAAACAGAGAGCCATGCTGCGGCAACAGGGTGTAATTTTTTCATATCATTGCTCCTTTGCGGAATGAAAGGGATTACTTGTCAAGACTTTTAAGTGTGGGGAAGAGAAGTACATCTCTGATAGACGGGCTGTTTGTGAGCAGCATTACCAGACGGTCAATGCCGTAGCCGATACCGCCCGTAGGAGGCATACCAATTTCAAGTGCATTGAGGAAGTCCTCATCTGTGCGGTTTGCTTCCTCGTCGCCCTGACTGAGAGCCTCTTCCTGAGCCTTGAAGCGCTCACGCTGGTCGATAGGATCGTTCAGCTCGGAGTAAGCGTTGCACATCTCACGACCTGTGATGAACAGCTCGAAACGCTCAACATACTCGGGAGCATCGGGCTTTTTCTTTGTGAGAGGTGATATCTCAATGGGGTGATCCATGATGAATGTAGGCTGAATGAGGTGCTCCTCAACATAAGCCTCAAAGAAGAGGTTGAGGATATCGCCGCGCTTGTGGCGGTCTTCGTACTCTACGCCCTTTTCGTCAGCTATCTTGCGTGCTTCTTCAAGAGTCTTTATCTCGTTGAAGTCAACGCCTGAGTACTTCTTTACAGCGTTTATCATTGTAAGGCGCTCGAAAGGCTTGCCAAGGTCGATCATGTGCTCGCCGTAGGGAACGCAGGTTGTACCGCAAACCTCCTGAGCAACGTGACGGAACATATTCTCGGTAAGGTCCATCATGCCATAGTAGTCTGTATATGCCTGATAGAGCTCCATAAGTGTGAACTCGGGGTTGTGACGGGTGTCAACGCCCTCGTTTCTGAAAACTCTGCCTATTTCGTAAACTCTCTCAAGACCGCCTACGATAAGTCTCTTTAAGTAGAGCTCAAGGCTGATACGGAGCTTAACATCTTCATCGAGAGCATTGTAGTGTGTCTCGAATGGTCTTGCAGCTGCGCCGCCTGCGTTGGAGACAAGCATAGGTGTCTCAACTTCCATGAAGCCCTGATTATCAAGGTAGCGTCTGATAGATGAGATTATCATTGAGCGCTTGATGAATGTGTCTTTTACCTCGGGATTGATAACCAGGTCGAGATAGCGCTGACGGTATCTTGTATCTGTGTCCTTCAGTCCGTGCCACTTCTCGGGGAGAGGGAGCAGAGACTTTGTAAGAAGGGTGATATTCTTTGCGTGGATAGATATCTCGCCCTTGCGTGTTCTGAACACATAGCCCTCAACGCCGATGATATCGCCGATATCCCATTTCTTCTTGAATTCCTTGAACAGGTCTGCGCCAACGTCGTTTGAACGAACGTATACCTGTATACGGTCGGTCTTGTCGCGGACATCGATGAAGTTAGCCTTACCCATATCTCTCCAGCTCATGATACGGCCTGCGATACGGATAATATTCTCATTGAGCTTTTCAAGCTCGGCATTCTTCTTCTCCTCGTCATCGCCGACAGCAGCAAGTATCTCGGCTTCCTTAGCCTCATACTCCTTCTTGTAGTCGGCAGCGTGACCTGTTACATCGAACTTGGTGATAACAAAGGGGTCGTGACCCAGCTCGCGGAGGTCAGCCAGCTTGTCGAGTCTGTCCTTCTTTAATACATTTATATCCTGAGCAGGCTCTTCCTCGGCCTGAACAGGTGAATTTACCTGATTTTCGCTCATTTTATGCGTCCTTTCGCTGTTACTTTGAGATCTCTACGACCTCGAACTTGAGCTCGCCTGCGGGAGCTTCAACGATGAAGATATCGCCCACTCTCTTTTTCATAGCAGCCTTGCCGATAGGTGATTCGTCAGAGATAAGACCCTCGCGGACATTAGCGTGGTTTGTACCAACGATAGTGAAGGTCTCGATCTTGCCTGTGTCAACGCGCTTGATGGTTATCTTGGAGCTCATACCGATCTCGTCAACGGAAATGCTCTCGTCGTCAACGATCTCAGCGTTGTCGATAGTATACTGGAGTTCCTGAATGTGAGCTTCGAGGATAGCCTGTTCGTTTTTAGCCTCATCGTACTCGGCGTTCTCGGAGAGGTCTCCGTAGGAACGGGCAACTTTAAGTCTTTCAGCGACTTCCTTACGTTTATTGATCTTGAGGTCATCGAGCTCAGCGACGAGCTTTTCGTAGCTTTCTCTGGACATCTTCTTTGTAGCCATATCAATGCACTCCTTT
Coding sequences:
- the lysS gene encoding lysine--tRNA ligase; this translates as MSENQVNSPVQAEEEPAQDINVLKKDRLDKLADLRELGHDPFVITKFDVTGHAADYKKEYEAKEAEILAAVGDDEEKKNAELEKLNENIIRIAGRIMSWRDMGKANFIDVRDKTDRIQVYVRSNDVGADLFKEFKKKWDIGDIIGVEGYVFRTRKGEISIHAKNITLLTKSLLPLPEKWHGLKDTDTRYRQRYLDLVINPEVKDTFIKRSMIISSIRRYLDNQGFMEVETPMLVSNAGGAAARPFETHYNALDEDVKLRISLELYLKRLIVGGLERVYEIGRVFRNEGVDTRHNPEFTLMELYQAYTDYYGMMDLTENMFRHVAQEVCGTTCVPYGEHMIDLGKPFERLTMINAVKKYSGVDFNEIKTLEEARKIADEKGVEYEDRHKRGDILNLFFEAYVEEHLIQPTFIMDHPIEISPLTKKKPDAPEYVERFELFITGREMCNAYSELNDPIDQRERFKAQEEALSQGDEEANRTDEDFLNALEIGMPPTGGIGYGIDRLVMLLTNSPSIRDVLLFPTLKSLDK
- the greA gene encoding transcription elongation factor GreA; protein product: MATKKMSRESYEKLVAELDDLKINKRKEVAERLKVARSYGDLSENAEYDEAKNEQAILEAHIQELQYTIDNAEIVDDESISVDEIGMSSKITIKRVDTGKIETFTIVGTNHANVREGLISDESPIGKAAMKKRVGDIFIVEAPAGELKFEVVEISK